The nucleotide sequence tgatatatataaaatatatatatatattcaagttatgtatatatctatatatatatctatatatctacacatacacacacacgcacagtatatGTCCACACATAGAAAGTAAGCATACCAGATTTAcaggagaaaattaagaaatgcTGATACTCACTTGTCCGGAAATCTTTCTTTCACCCACTCTGAAAGTTTCAGGTCTGTCATGAGGTCACCACAAACAGTGCCTGGGTCACTGCAGGCTTGAGAATGGCACCAGGTCAGCTGCATTCTAGAATGAAGAGAGCCACGAGGGTCACGAACAAGATGGATTACTTGCAGGTCAAGGCTTGGGTCCTGAAGAAGAGAGATCACGGGAACCAGGCCCATCCGAACAGTTTTCATCACATTGACAGGCATGTACTTGCACACAGCAGACAGGTATTCTTTGTCAAAGCAAAGCGCTCTGTTTCTTGAACAAGAATTCCAGACACGTGTATTGTGGTCCATCAGGAAACTATTATTCCGCATGTAGCTGACATACTCCTCTTGCTGAGAGAGGTCACATGTCATAATACTTCTCAGTAGATTTAAGACCACGTCAACCAAGGGGCCCTCCTGTAAGTGAAGATTCTTGAGCAAATGGTGCAGAGGCTCGAAACTGAAATATGTACCAGGGTATGACTTCAGCAGGTCTCCGAGGAAGGAAGAACCACTGCGCCAGGTGGAGAGGATGATGACCCTGCGCACCTGCAAAGGGGGGACCACTTCCCCAGGAGTGAAATCAGTGTCTGGGATGCTGTTCAGAAACTCCTTTTTGATGGTGTGGCGTAAGATGTTTTCGCCCATCTTCCAGAGTCCTTCATATGTCATCCGAGGAAGGACAACCCCTCGACTCGAGCCACCGTTGCTCGCAGCTGTCATTCCACGGTTCACCTTATACGTGCGCGACACCACAGATACGCTGGAGGTTCGCGATTGTGCTGGTGGAGGGTTCAGGCGGGCAGCCTCCTCCATCATCCTCTGTTCCTCTGCTTGCTGGGCCTTCATTTCATCGGCCAGAATGTGATCCTGAAGAATCTGCTGTTCTCGCATATGATGCTCCTGTAAATGATTATTTTCTCTATGCAGTTCCTGTTGCTGCTCCAATTTCAGTTTGTCTATTTCCTGTTCTTGTGCTTCGTTAGCAGGCACACTCTTCCTTAGTTGACTGTGTTCGTGCTGAAGATATCGATgctgcttttgctgttgttgcttctgGGTCTGATCCTCCATTGGATCTCTATCTGAATCCTCCACCATGAGGACTCCTTGCTTGGCCAGTGCATCCCGCTCCTGTTCACTGAGGTGTAGGGGAGGTTTCGTGTGCACTGCAGACTCTGCCGCAGCAGGTAGATCCTCGGCCGCTGCGACGCCATCCGTCTGggctgcctttctctcttcacttggGTCTGCGGAGGAGAATAACAATTAAATTTACGCAGGATATATGTACTCATACCAAGAATCCATAACACCATCTGTCTCCAGATGTATTAATAGTCAATGGAACAAGCAGAAttagaaaataagaacaataagaaaaaacagacatGCTGTTTCCCAAACATACAATGAAATATAGTATGGCAAGATACCTAAGGCACATCGACACTTGAATgcgacagatggatagattgatgaatagttGGTTAAATGGATAAAAGTGGAGGTATTCCATCTTGTTAGATGGAACTGCAAACAAAGAAAGCATACTTAAGGTCTTTACttctttatactatatatatatattacacacacaaacacagtcacactcacatatatacatacacatacacccccaccctATACGATGTACATAAACAcaatttcctgccaattcaaggaatgtggaaatcagaATTGTTCACTAGCGTCTACTAATTGACGCCTTTCCggctgagcacatatggagccatATTCATTTAACAAAATTCGCAAAAATCTAGAGatcataaatccgtggtggttgggttaaggcttatcgtcagcagaagaaaagaatagagagaatattCCCATCCAGGCAGTCACCCTCCCAAGGGGAaccacagcccgcctcacttgctgggtaaaAGAATCTGTAATCCTTCCCCCCCAACATTACCATTTATATAAGTTGtcagtgagtttatatatatacatacacatatatacacagtatatatgtatatatatgtatatatatatatatatatatatatagattgtgtatacgaatacatacatggtataaaaacccacaatgtaaaaactagattttacCTCCTCACAGCACAAAGTCCCCCAGTGGTCGCTAAGCAAGGTAGATTGATATACTTTTGGAGTTTAACCCTACATTCCATTACACTCCAGGTGCAATTAACAAAGTAGctgcgatgcgattgagatttgcaaATTTCTGGCCTTCTGTATATGGCTCAGCCTGTGTCAGCATTTTATGggtgtctcattttgttctctaacACTCtatgcttaccgtggcggtgggattgccagcaggcgctcctgccgccatggtgtaagcatattgcATAACCTCTTTACCAACACGGCGGCTGTTGCaagcggtccctgtctcaggaattgtgtatgctcacaattctcttaGTAATGTAATAGTGTGGCacagtgcatgcaacacctctcttcacagtTTATTGTCTCCATGATCACACACAAAGCTGACTCCTTGTCCCATATACCCATTTTTAGATGTGTTAGATGCAGACGTTGTGCACACACAACAACGAGATGATTACTAGAGGTGAATCCTTTAGTACCTCTGCCCAGGCGACAGTACATACCAACCAGGGAGCTCATCATGGAAAATGGCCTCTTATTCCGCCAATCAGTCCCTAGCAAGAAGCATGGTACACATCAAAGGCGTTCGTATAATCCGCTGGTTGTTCCCGAAATGCTCGTCCCAACAGTATTGCGGTTGCTCCATAAGGCCCTAACTACCTCCCATTCAGGTGTATACAGAGCCATCAAGACTACTAGATCGCGGTATTTCATTCCATGTTTGGCTGCTAAAGTAACAGATCATGTAAGAAAATGTCAGTTATGCCCGCTATACAAAGGTTCCGAGTCAAAACCAGCCCCTGATCTCACCTACAACATACCCAGGAGACCGTTCCAACACGTCAGTGTCGATGCCCTTTCAGGGTTTTCTGTCTCCGCTGCCAACAACCGGTATTTGTTTGTCTTCATAGACTATTTGTGATTCTGTGAATTTGTTCCTATCCCTGACAAGTCTGCAACCATGATCGCCCATGCATTTTTGGAGAACATCGTTTGCAGGCACAATACCCCAGAAGAGATCGTATATGATAATGGGACTGAAACTAATAACTCACTTATGCAGTCCCTCTGTAGTATGTTCAACATCAAGCAAATAATTGTATTACTTCACAGTCCCCAGGCTAACAGCATCACAGAAAAGTTGAATAGGGAAATACTTAACATGTTGCATATATCTTTGGCCTCAGGCGACATAGTAAGACCTACCACAGTACCCTGGATGATATTCCTCACTTCATAGTTTATGGCGAGGACAGGCGCCTACCATACAAATTACTAGAGCAACAGCCGATGCCTGTTTTTACTAACAGCTATGCCAGGTCAGCTATCAGGAGGAAGCAGGAAATAAACAAAGTTACACTTAGTCATCTACAAGTAAAAAGGGACAAAATCATCTAACAACAACACAGGCTGCACAAAAAAGGAATATTGGTGTAGGTATGATTATTTTCCACCAAGTTAATGACAGGACAGTTCCCATACATAAGCTATCACCTAAATTTGAGGGTCCATTTCGAGTTTGAGTATAAGGAACAACAAGGCTCACGGCAAATGTCTACGTATATTATCACAGTCCTGGTATCACTGTTGCACACTTAAGCTTGCAGACAAGCATTATGCACACTACTTCCTACAACCTGGTGCGGTACTCGAGGACATTGGCTCTGCCTCGCTCATCGGGAACTACTGTGAGGTGGACATCAACCTTAACATACTCTCCTCCTACAACTCAGCATCCACACACATTTCCCTCATAACCCAGTATACCCACATGATTAACACTGATAGTTCACTCACCGAAGACCAGCCCACACCCTTACTCTCATTTTTACACATAGCTGTGGACTACCTGCTCCCATTTCAGTACAGATTAACCTTCACTAGCGTCGCGACGTCCTACATGTTTGGCATCGCTACACATGATGAGCTAGACGCCCGTTTCGGGGATTATAAGCGTTCCCTGAGCTCGGTAGACGCGAAGATCAAGGGCACGTTCGAGGCTATCTATTATGACCGCATTTCGGCAACTACCCCTCGccaactcttcttctctctaactATCGTAACGCTCCTTTCCTCACAGCTAAACTCCATTATTCCCCTTTCCACTACACAATATTTACACGCTAGCGTCGGAACACGACATAATTCTGAGGTCCACTAACTACAActcacattctctcctctcttctaatgATCTTTCTTCATGTTCCCTCGTCGTCTCCGGATTGCGGGTTTGTTTTGACCAGTTGGGTGATCAGTGTCCATCCCAATCGACAAATAGAAGTGGTGTAAAAAGACTgggaatcgggcacacaagactggcTCATGGTCTGATGATGACGCacgccattaacggtcgcacatgtagtggaaagatgtgcagcatcCTCAGACTAatgacgtatgtacttgtctcccccatacaCATTGATAAATGTATTAAGGAAGGATTGTGACAGGTATTATTAGTTTCGTAAGGGAGAATAATTTTTCAAACAAAATTTAATGATGCCCAATATTTATGGAATAATCATATACttataaaacataatatttatactttgatattttgtataatattgtttgtttttacttataaGAGACTTTATTGGTGGAGTTTTACATGTTTTAAATTCTTTAACATTTTAATCTTTAATTTTATTCGCCGCTGTCTttagcagataattttaaataaacatTCAAGATATACTGTTAACAGTAATAAACAAGAACATATCCAAATAatcaagaaaaagtgaaaatgtcAGTGGTTTCATAAATCTCGTAGCAATgattactgataattatgatagaagaAGTTCGTGTATAGCTAAAAACGCTATGATTTCTTTCATCAAAATATGAAGAGGGAGTACTTCAGTCACTGGTATTTTCAACTGCAACTTACGAATCTGatagcatatgtgtatgtgaatgtttatttatatataagcatctatAAACGCAGTTCGCAATTAATGTTTTAAATTTGCAGGACATCATCCTTGTGAAGAATAAGGGACAAATGAATGCAGCTAAACGTagcgtgacttttttttttttttttttttttttgcacattgaaATGTATTGGACCAtgtgaataagagaaaaaaaaaaaacgaattcgaCCTTTATTTTGCAAGTGACCAGTGTCATGCTAAATGTCAGATCCTTCAGGCCTTTGGAATGCCGTTACATCATGCCTAACAAGGTATAATTCAAAGGGCAGTTGAATAATTAGACTTTAATACTTATTGCTTCATTTAACAAGCTGTGTAAAGACTATGAATCATGACCAGCAACACGAATAACCGTGAGCGAGCCATGGCATATTCCACGGGCGAGTCGCGTGGCCTGATTTTGGCACACCTTGTCCTTTCGTCCTTCTATCCGTaggacgcatacacacatacatgtacacggatgcacacgcatatacacacaaacataaacacacacgtccacacacaaaagcaaatgcACTCGCCctaaaacacacatacgcatatccataaccatatatatatatatatatatatatatatatatatgtgtgtgtgtgtgtgtgtgtgtatgtgtgtatgtgtgtgtgcgtgtgtgtgtgtgtgtgtgtgtgtgtgtgtgtgtgtgtgtgtgtgatatttcatgtatttctcattcatacctgtgtgtttgtgtgtatgtgtgtgtgtgtttaaatacatatatataaatacatatacatgtatgtatatacatacacacccacatcaatatatatgtatatacaaccacacacaaataaatgtgtgcacacacaaacacacacacacccacacccacacacacacacacatttatatatatatatatatatatatatatatatatatacatatacatacaagttattatcatatcattaatacacaatcattcattccactgtacgATTTACGCCCGTTTTACAATTACTATAAGGGTGACCCAATGTGTCCTTCATCCCTTAAAAGTAATACAAGATCGCGCCCTCACCATCATCCCTCAAATTATCGGAAACTTGAAGGAAGGCTGTAAAGAAGGGTTAAGTCAGCCTGAGGCCTCGTCCACACTAAGGTGGTACGTCGCACATGGCAAATGACAGGTGGCAAGTTGCTGGTCACAAGATGACATTATCGGAGGCTAATGgttaatacaaataaatgtgctattcACCAAATGTTATTGTCCTAAGTTATCTTGTGACATTTATGCACCTTCCACTTTAAGGAATAAAGTAGAGGACTTTGAAGAAGAATGTGAGGCAAACTTGTTCCAATACCCTAAAAATACCataaggatttttttctctctcacaaacaaaatattttgataacTATCATCATACAAACATTTGGTTAATTTGGGTCTTCcctttaaatatgtatatcatcagatttgttctcgtgtgatgagaacgaatttgatgataatctccgtcgcattctccagccgacaatcttgatgttccgatagcaggggagggcatgaagtagatcagggaaattacggggtaaaacaggcttaagaaaaatagagaacagaaatgtgtaaaacatgCACAAAAACGCTTAAAATTGGCTAATGGAACTCTACGGACATTACCGCcacctttgaaagtctacggaccgacgtGCCATGTTTCGAAAAACTCTGCGGGGACCAAACCCATCATTcgacaaaaatctacgggatttcacataatctacatcccctgtggtaatcgtacaatgcgtcctaaccaataaaccaacttaacctaaccctgtgggatttatacactacgatctatatattccctagccagggggctagggaatatatagtctagcaatcttgctgacctgcgttcaaatacctcgccgccagtgggatggcaaccctggccattccttgcacataggggataacttagaagcaaaatgaagcagacagtatgtcacaccaagaatatccatcgtaacaaatggaatcaaactaaaccttttacATCCAAAGTCATTATTtgccaaaataaaagagaaatgttaaaaccaaataacatgataaaaaggggaaacatTTGTATGTATGACACACATAGAGTAATTTTGAATTGTATTGACAGATTTGCACCAAACACATTTAACAACACGGTCTTCGGTCGCCCAGTGAGCTAGGCTTTGGATGAGAGGGCTATCATGCAGTCTTTCTGGAGTAAACAATGCGATGTATACCTGCTCTCATGCACAACTATGCCTCTTCAAGACAATGAACCAGTCAACATAACATCTGTACTAGATGTGGAGAAATACAAGTGTTTATATGATAAAATATCACTTCAGTACAATAACAGTACTTTCCATAGTAGAATTATCAAATTATTTTGTAAGAAAAATCCATACAAGTATTTTCAGGGTAATAGTTCAATTACTTGTTTTGCATCAGAGTGACCTCATGCTCCAATCCATTCAAGTTGTACGACGAGAAAGTAAACAATGAAACAGGTGTGCCAGGTAGGAGTGCTGGCACAACTGTACAATGATATGCAGTAGTTTAAGCGCGGGTTTAAATTACCGTGGACAGAAAGAGTAGGGCTATTAAAACCAGTTTGCCTCATGTTTTTCGGGTTATTCCTCTAAGTGATATTGATTTCACAAAGTTACTTTGGACTtaggacaacaataacatcatcatcttccGATGATGCCATCTTGTGAACCTAGTGAAAGCGGCCTGATACGTGCCACAAACAACCTTGGTCTGAAATCACAGTGCTATGTGTTACTTGCCATTTGCCACATGCGACGTGCCACCTTGGTTTGAAAGCGGTCTTACAGCCTCCCTCAGTTTCTTGATTTTGATTAGTGAAGCATATGTTATTTAAGCATGGTATATAACCATGTTAATTACTGGTCTAGTACACGAAACGTATTTAAACATTTACTTGTATTTAACTTAAACGGTATACGGCACACAATTCGGGGGTATTAAAAGAAAGGTTTATAGAAAGATGCCGACAACAATAATGTGATTTTAAAATTGTTTAAAAAATCTCATCACTAATGATATAGAAAACTTTCATGTCGctttttttacttattgttaaATGTTAACTAAACCACTTCCTCCATGTTTACCGCAGTTTTCTCTGGATAAATATAAATGGCGCCGCATGCTTTCTCAGCTGATGCAATCATAATAAAGGTAGACGGTGTCACGTAAAAATATAGAAGATAATAGATAtgtaatattatcgtcattgtgtACTTGATATTCACTGCActagtattatattttattattacactGAATTATTGCTCTCTGGGTCCTttaaaatgttaatattaattcTAGTTACGTGTTAACTTTGAAACGTGCGAGTCATAGATGAAATTGTTAGGGTCAGTATCTACGTAGAGCCATAGGCAAATTCTGTGACCATCTGGGAGTCAGACTGTTTTTAATACAGCCTTTTTATATGTCAAAGAAAATTCGATGACCTTTCATGAATAACCCCCTGGTTCACGGCATCAATAACTTCCAATCTGAAAGGGAAACTTTCTCTACGCTAGATATTTTTTCAATGCTTTGATACACATTTGTTTTCATCGCATACATGAATGGGCATATAAATTAGTAATCTATTACAATCCACATTCGATTACGTTCCTAAGTGTACCTGACCATCATATGAAAATGCTCCATCCTTTAGCTCAGtgctaacttttttttcttaatccttaTTACAACCTCCTACTACCTGTTATGTACTCACTGTGGCAAATGGAAACAATTTCATTTGGAAGACAAATGTATGTGAATACTGACCTATAAACGGTTTTGTGTACTGGAAACATACCTTATAAAATCTATctcacctccccatcccctcacaTTCTTTATTCACTAACGTGATAATTATGTCCACTAGTTAATCATGTAAAATTAAAACTGGTAGTGATTCTGTTAAATACAATGTGAGTGAATGTCAATATATGTAGGCCTAAGTGTGTGTGACTTTCCGTTACCCTTTGGAACAAATGGAACAAGGATGTGAACGTGAAGTTGAACAACACTACAACATTATACCACAAAACTATAGGAAACTGTTAattgcgtttatatatatcaaatgtgttttcgttcatttgcgtgaaggtcaccagcttaactggaaaaaacgctaaattgattcataaatcagctaattcgtatgaaagaaaaatgttagaatctctattaattagaaaaataccTAGTTAGCAAAGCCTATTCATTATTGAAAGTttatttggatgcccttccttataaACCGCAATTCAGAGCTCtaccacttcccctacgacactagCGTTTAACTTGTCAAGGCAAGGTTAaacagccgcgacggggatttgaaGTCGGGGccacgggggtcggagtccagggGTCTAATCACTGGATTGtcgtggcagtcatatgtatgtgtgtgtgtgtgtgtgtgtgtgtgtgtgtgtgtgtgtgtgtgtgtgtgtgtgtgtgtgtgtgtgtgtgtgtgtgcgtgtgtgcgtgtgtgcgtgtgtgcgtgtgtgcgtgtgtgtgtgcgtgtgtgtgtgcgtgtgtgcgtgtgtgcgtgcgtgtgtgcgtgtgcgagtgtgcgtgtgtgtgtgtgtgtgtgtgtgtgtgtgtgtgtgtgtgtgtgtgtgtgtgtgtgtgtgtgtgtgtgtgtgtgtgtgcgtgtgtgcgtgtgtgcatgtgtgtgtgcgtgtgtgcgtgtgtgcgtgtgtgcgtgtgcgtgtgtgcgtgtgtgtgtgtgtctgtgtgtgtgtgtgcgtgtgtgtgcgtgtgcgtgtgtgtgtgcgtgtgtgtgtgtgcgtgtgtgtgtgtgtgtgtgtgtgtgtgtgtgtgtgtgtgtgtgtgtgtgtgcatgtgtgtgtgcgtgtgtgcatgtgtgtgtgcgtgtgtgtgtgtgtgtgtgtgcgtgtgtgcgtgtgtgcgtgtgcgtgtgtgcgcgtgcgtgtgtgtgtgtgtgcgtgtgtgcgtgtgcgtgtgcgtgtgtgtgtgtgtgtgtgtgtgtgtgtgtgtgtgtgtgtgtgtgtgtgtgtgtgtgtgtgtgtgtgcgtgtgtgtgtgtgtgcgtgtgtgcgtgtgtgtgtgtgtgtgtgtgtgtgtgtgtgtgtgtgtgtgtgtgtgtgtgtattacatatttatgtgtaaaggATAACAggaacagtaagaaatgaatataaatcgtaatgtttcgaactcttcatgagttcctcttcagacgaataaaccgaaatggatacaaggagagaattttgacaagaacatatagtggttgagagacagaatgaacaagagcagaatcaggtctcagggggagggtcaaggtcgaagagtctggagAAGGCTTAGTTAACTACCGAAGAAGTAAGGTCATCCatgccccattgaccagcactcaagttaaagttatgCATTTTTCTAATCAAcattttctttcatacgaattagctgatttatgaataaatttataatataaatatatatatatatatatatatatgtgtgcgtatatgaacacacacacacacacacacacacacacacacacacacacacacacacacacacacacacacacactctctctctctctctctctctcactctctctctctctctctctctctctctctctctctctctctctctctctctctctctctctctctccctctctctctctctctctctctctctctctctctctctctctctctctctctctctctctctctctctctctctcactctctctctcacgctcactctcactctcactctcactctcactctcactctcactctcactctcactctcactctcactctctctctctctctctctcacacacacacacacacacacacacacacacacacacacacacacacacacacacacacacacacgtacggatacatacacacctaGCAATGCACGGGTAGGTGAGTGTCCTGGAGACTTGGTAGTAAACA is from Penaeus chinensis breed Huanghai No. 1 chromosome 36, ASM1920278v2, whole genome shotgun sequence and encodes:
- the LOC125044950 gene encoding carbohydrate sulfotransferase 4-like isoform X2 encodes the protein MLVGVRKKHWLLATLSVTGLLLVLVFTTKSPGHSPTRALLDPSEERKAAQTDGVAAAEDLPAAAESAVHTKPPLHLSEQERDALAKQGVLMVEDSDRDPMEDQTQKQQQQKQHRYLQHEHSQLRKSVPANEAQEQEIDKLKLEQQQELHRENNHLQEHHMREQQILQDHILADEMKAQQAEEQRMMEEAARLNPPPAQSRTSSVSVVSRTYKVNRGMTAASNGGSSRGVVLPRMTYEGLWKMGENILRHTIKKEFLNSIPDTDFTPGEVVPPLQVRRVIILSTWRSGSSFLGDLLKSYPGTYFSFEPLHHLLKNLHLQEGPLVDVVLNLLRSIMTCDLSQQEEYVSYMRNNSFLMDHNTRVWNSCSRNRALCFDKEYLSAVCKYMPVNVMKTVRMGLVPVISLLQDPSLDLQVIHLVRDPRGSLHSRMQLTWCHSQACSDPGTVCGDLMTDLKLSEWVKERFPDKYLLVRYEDLGLQPEETARRIFKFLHLTYHKNVASFVRDHTSINRKTKKKPGTYSTYRDSKSTTFAWRGALNYTTLEEIQNACREPLSYLKLRIFDTEEDFMNATIPVLVE
- the LOC125044950 gene encoding carbohydrate sulfotransferase 4-like isoform X1; the protein is MHKSRSQEGVMLVGVRKKHWLLATLSVTGLLLVLVFTTKSPGHSPTRALLDPSEERKAAQTDGVAAAEDLPAAAESAVHTKPPLHLSEQERDALAKQGVLMVEDSDRDPMEDQTQKQQQQKQHRYLQHEHSQLRKSVPANEAQEQEIDKLKLEQQQELHRENNHLQEHHMREQQILQDHILADEMKAQQAEEQRMMEEAARLNPPPAQSRTSSVSVVSRTYKVNRGMTAASNGGSSRGVVLPRMTYEGLWKMGENILRHTIKKEFLNSIPDTDFTPGEVVPPLQVRRVIILSTWRSGSSFLGDLLKSYPGTYFSFEPLHHLLKNLHLQEGPLVDVVLNLLRSIMTCDLSQQEEYVSYMRNNSFLMDHNTRVWNSCSRNRALCFDKEYLSAVCKYMPVNVMKTVRMGLVPVISLLQDPSLDLQVIHLVRDPRGSLHSRMQLTWCHSQACSDPGTVCGDLMTDLKLSEWVKERFPDKYLLVRYEDLGLQPEETARRIFKFLHLTYHKNVASFVRDHTSINRKTKKKPGTYSTYRDSKSTTFAWRGALNYTTLEEIQNACREPLSYLKLRIFDTEEDFMNATIPVLVE